One Acidobacteriota bacterium genomic window, TTGGCCTCCGCCAACTCCTCCTCGTCGACGCCGTCCGACAGCAAGCGCTCCAACTCCTCCCGCACTCCCTTCTCCGCCTGCTCCACGGTGGCCGCCGAGGTCCCGACATAAACTGCCAGACGCCCCGGGTCCAGGCCGGCACCGGAAAGGGTGTGGACCTGAGTGCTGTAGGCCAGCCCCTCGCGCTCCCGGATACGCGTCGGTAGCCGGCCGCTGAGGCCGCTGCCGGCACCGAGGATCACCGCCAGCACTTCCAGCGCCGCAGCGTCGGGATGATTGCGGGGCACCGTCAGGTGGCCGGCGAAGAGGTGCGCTTGATCCCCCTGCACCGGGATCTCCTGGCGCAGCTCCGGCAGCCCCTGAGGCGGCGCTGGCTCCTCGTCCGGACCACCGCCCCGGGTCAGGCCAGCGAAGAGCTCCTCCGCTCGCGCCGCCAGCGCTTCTTGATCGACCTCCGCGGGCTCCCCGGATAAATCGCCGGCGATGGTGAGCAGGACGCCCCGTTGCAAAGCTCGGCGATGGAACTCGCCACACTCCTCGGCCCCGAAAGCCGCCAGCCCTTCGGCGGTCCCCTGCACCGGCCGGGAGCGCGGGTGGGGCACGTAGAGCTGACGCTGAAAGGCCCAGCTGGTGCGCACCTCCGGCTGGTCTGCCAGGCTCTCCAGCTCCGCCGCCCCCTGGCGCCGCAGCCAGGTGCAGCGCTCCTCCGGGAAGGACGGCGTCAACACCAACTCCGCCAGCCATTCGAGAGCCAAGGCAGCATCCACCGCCAGGGCGTCGATGGACACGCCGTGCCCTTCGAAGCTGCCGGAGCTGTGGATCGCCATGCCCCGGCCTTCGGCGTCCTCGGCAATCTCGGACCACGAGCGCCGCTGAGATCCCTCGCTGAGCAAGCGGCCGGTGATCACCGCCTGACCGGGATGGGTCTCCAGCCGGGCGCCTCCCAGGAGCAGACAGCGCAGGGACACCATCGGTGCTCCCGGCACCTGGCAGAGGCGAAGCTGCAGGCCGTCGCCCCCGGCGCGCAGAACCAGCGGCGCGCTCACGGCTCGTCCACGATCGATGGGGAATTCGCAGAAGAGGCCGCCGAAGACGAGCCACCGCCGGCGGGCAACGACCAGCCCAACACTCCGCCCCCGGCGGGATCGAAGCAGCGGGCGGCGGCGGTCAGCTGCTCTTCGTCGGCGTCGAGGGAGCTCTGTAGCCACCGGCGGGGATGATCGAGATCGAAGAGGGTGAGGGCGAAGCCGGCGCTCAGGGCCTGTTGGTGCACTCGCTCGTGACCGAAGACCCAATCCGCCAACAGCACTCGCCGGGCGCGCTCCAGCTCCTTCGGGGACGGGGGTTCGGAAGCGAGGCGTGCCAGGTGCTCCAGCACCTCCTTCTCCACCGCCTCGGCATCCGCCCCTGGCACCAGCTCCAGCACCACCGCCAGGGAGCCGGCGAGGGGCGACTCGGCGACCTGCCCGGCCACCCACAGGCAGCTTTGACGTTCCTCCACCAGCGCCCGATGCAATCGGCTGGCGCGGCCGGAGGTGAGCACCGCCATCAGCAGCCGCACCGCGGGAAAGAGCTCGTCGCCGGCAGCGGGCCCGCGCAGGGCGAGGCAGAAGCGCGCCACGTCCCCACGCCGCCGCTGAACCCTCAGCCATTGGTTCAGCGGCGCCGGCGGCGCCAGCTCCGGCCGCGCCACGGCCCCCCGGGGAATCGCCCCGAGGCGCTCTTGAACCTGCTCCAGGGCGTCCTCCGGCAGATCTCCGGCGAGCACCAGCACGGCGTTGTCGGGACGATAGAAATGCCGGTGAAAGCGCGCCAGCACGTCACCGTCGGTGGCCCGCAGAGTCTTGCGGGTACCGATGATGGGGCGTCCGTAGGGATGGCCCTGGAAGAGCGCCTCCTGCACCGCCTGCTCCAGGGCGTCCCAGGGCTCGTCCTCGTACATGGCCAGCTCTTCCAAAATCACCTGCCGCTCGCTGTCCACCTCCCGGCGGACCAGGTTCAGACCGCTCATGCGGTCCGCCTCGATGGCCAGGGCTTCCTGCCAGCGGTCGCGGCGGAAGTTGAAGTAATAGGCCGTGGCGTCGTACGAGGTGAAGGCGTTGTTGCTCCCCCCCAACGCCTGGGTGCGGCGATCGATCTCTCCGGGGCCGTAAGCCGCCGATCCCTTGAACATCATGTGCTCGAGGAAGTGGGCGACGCCGGCCTCCGCCGCCGCTTCGTCCCGTGCCCCAGCGCGGTACCACAGGGCACTGGTGACGATGGGGGCCTGAGAATTCGGGAGCAGGCAGACGGTGAGACCGTTGTCCAGGGTCTCCACCCGCGTGCCCGCCGGAAGGGCGGGGGCTGTGAGCTGGGTCGGAACGGCGTTCTCCAACGAGGCGATGGGCTGTTTGGGAAGTCTATGAGTCATCGTCTACCGGCAGCTGGAGGGTGATCCGCTCCCGCTCCTGGGTGGCGCCGGCGGTGAAGTCGACGGCGATGTCGACCCGGCGGTGCCCCGGGGCGACGATGGAGATGCGGTGCATTCCGCGCTCCAACCGCAGCCACTCGCTGGCCCGTCCCCGGCGGCCGGAGAACTTTACCGCGGTACCCACCAGTTTTCCATCCACCAGAATCTTGGCCAACGGCGGCCGCACTCGGAAGGCCACCGCTTCGCTGACCCGATAGAGGGGCAGATCCCCCAGCGGCACTTCCGATGCCGCCATGCGCTGGAGCTGCGCCACCACGGGGCTGGCGCCACTCCGAGAAGCTTCGGCCCGCACCCGCAGGCGAGTGTCCTCGTAACCGCCCTTGCGCAGCACCAGCTCGTAGGAACCGGGATCCGGCAGCACAAAGCCGCCGCCGTCCTCCAGACCGGCGTACTCATTGACCCGTCCGATGAGCCGGCCGTCGAGGAGGAAGAAGGCGTCGTCGGGCTGCACCCGGAACACCAACTCCAGGCCCGTATTGAGGGTTCGGTCCACCGGCGGCTCGGGGTCCGGTTCCGGTTCGATGGAGGGCTCGGTGGGCGCCGGTTCGGGAAGCGCCGGGCGGAGATCCGGCGGCGGCGGGACCGGCAACGATGCCGTTCCCGAGCCTCGCGAGCCGGGCCGTTGGGGCTCTGAGCGCTGGCGGGCCGGCTCCGAGCCGGGTCTCGAAGTCGCGGGGGCATCACTACCGGCGGCTCCGGTACCGGGTTGGACAACGTTCTGGCGGGTCGTGCTCGGTGGCGGCGGTGCAGAAGCCGGCCCGGCGGATTCTTCCGCATCGCCGGACCTCGCAGCCGAGGGCCGGTCAACGCCCTCGACCTTCCCCGTGTCGGCCGCAACGGCCGTCGTCGAAACCGGCTCCCTCGCCTCGGGCCTCGGGGGAGGCGGCGGGGATGAATCGGTTGCTGCAGAGCCCGGATCCTCCGCCGGCAGATCTTCGGGAAGTAAAGAAGCTTCCTCGTCCAGATCGCTTCCCACAGCCGCAGACTCCACCGGCGCCGCCGAATCCTGCTGCGCCAGTTGGGGCGTGGTCGACTCCGCCGGTAACAGGCGTCGTAGCCCCATGGCCGCCGCCAGGACCAGAACCGCCAGGATCACCACCGCGATGGCGCCCACCAGCGCCCAGCGCAGCCCCGAAGTCTTGGAACTCCCGGTCACGGCGGTGCCGGAAGCGGTGGGAGCGAAGGCCGCCGGCGCCGAGGTTCCAGATCCGGCGGCGGCGGGCGGCCGGGGTGGGGGCACCGGCGGCAGCGGTGGCGGGCCCGACCCCGAGGCTCCAGCTCCGGGCGCCCCAACCCCAGATCCTATAGCCCCCGACGCCACGGCCCCCGACTCCACCGAACGGGTGGGCGAAGTGCTCACCGGCGCCGCTTCACCGCTTCCCACGGTCCGGGCCAGCAGCTCCGGCGGCAGGCCGCCGAGAATGCGCGCCAGCTCCTCCGCCACCTCCGCGGCGGCGGCGGGCCGGCGGCCTCGCTCCTTGTCCAACATCCGCCGCACCAGTGCCGCCAGTACCGGCGGCAGCGACGGATCGAGGCTGTCCAGGGCCGGCGGCTCGCGGTGCAGGATCTGGTACACCAGCGTGCTCAAAGTTTCGCCGTCGAAGGGCCGGCTGCCGGTGACCAGCTCGTAGAGCACCACTCCTAGAGAGAAAATGTCGCTGGTGCCGTCCAAGGGCTCGCCCCGCACCTGCTCCGGAGACAGATATTGGGGGCTGCCGATGACCATGCCGGTGGTGGTCAACTCCGTCGCCTGGCCCAGCACCTTGGCGATGCCGAAGTCGCTGATCTTGACCCGCCCGCCGGTCTCC contains:
- a CDS encoding pitrilysin family protein, encoding MTHRLPKQPIASLENAVPTQLTAPALPAGTRVETLDNGLTVCLLPNSQAPIVTSALWYRAGARDEAAAEAGVAHFLEHMMFKGSAAYGPGEIDRRTQALGGSNNAFTSYDATAYYFNFRRDRWQEALAIEADRMSGLNLVRREVDSERQVILEELAMYEDEPWDALEQAVQEALFQGHPYGRPIIGTRKTLRATDGDVLARFHRHFYRPDNAVLVLAGDLPEDALEQVQERLGAIPRGAVARPELAPPAPLNQWLRVQRRRGDVARFCLALRGPAAGDELFPAVRLLMAVLTSGRASRLHRALVEERQSCLWVAGQVAESPLAGSLAVVLELVPGADAEAVEKEVLEHLARLASEPPSPKELERARRVLLADWVFGHERVHQQALSAGFALTLFDLDHPRRWLQSSLDADEEQLTAAARCFDPAGGGVLGWSLPAGGGSSSAASSANSPSIVDEP
- a CDS encoding protein kinase codes for the protein MDSSRPDPPAGSRPESPTDASQTGGLQAGQTVGRYRILRRLGSGAMGDVFLAEDPAIERRLAIKTVRFTGIRPADLEERTARLMREAKAAGRLSHPNIVTLFDVGQDHGLHFLAFEFIAGQDLHQRLLDGPELTVGEALSIAQQAAEGLDYAHQQGVVHRDVKPGNLLLETGGRVKISDFGIAKVLGQATELTTTGMVIGSPQYLSPEQVRGEPLDGTSDIFSLGVVLYELVTGSRPFDGETLSTLVYQILHREPPALDSLDPSLPPVLAALVRRMLDKERGRRPAAAAEVAEELARILGGLPPELLARTVGSGEAAPVSTSPTRSVESGAVASGAIGSGVGAPGAGASGSGPPPLPPVPPPRPPAAAGSGTSAPAAFAPTASGTAVTGSSKTSGLRWALVGAIAVVILAVLVLAAAMGLRRLLPAESTTPQLAQQDSAAPVESAAVGSDLDEEASLLPEDLPAEDPGSAATDSSPPPPPRPEAREPVSTTAVAADTGKVEGVDRPSAARSGDAEESAGPASAPPPPSTTRQNVVQPGTGAAGSDAPATSRPGSEPARQRSEPQRPGSRGSGTASLPVPPPPDLRPALPEPAPTEPSIEPEPDPEPPVDRTLNTGLELVFRVQPDDAFFLLDGRLIGRVNEYAGLEDGGGFVLPDPGSYELVLRKGGYEDTRLRVRAEASRSGASPVVAQLQRMAASEVPLGDLPLYRVSEAVAFRVRPPLAKILVDGKLVGTAVKFSGRRGRASEWLRLERGMHRISIVAPGHRRVDIAVDFTAGATQERERITLQLPVDDDS
- a CDS encoding pitrilysin family protein encodes the protein MSAPLVLRAGGDGLQLRLCQVPGAPMVSLRCLLLGGARLETHPGQAVITGRLLSEGSQRRSWSEIAEDAEGRGMAIHSSGSFEGHGVSIDALAVDAALALEWLAELVLTPSFPEERCTWLRRQGAAELESLADQPEVRTSWAFQRQLYVPHPRSRPVQGTAEGLAAFGAEECGEFHRRALQRGVLLTIAGDLSGEPAEVDQEALAARAEELFAGLTRGGGPDEEPAPPQGLPELRQEIPVQGDQAHLFAGHLTVPRNHPDAAALEVLAVILGAGSGLSGRLPTRIREREGLAYSTQVHTLSGAGLDPGRLAVYVGTSAATVEQAEKGVREELERLLSDGVDEEELAEAKSYLLGREAFRRETARQWAELMLDAELYGLPLDHPHWRLEQLEAVDRSSVEAAAGRHLRPRELRVTVGLPTGS